One stretch of Cohnella algarum DNA includes these proteins:
- a CDS encoding winged helix-turn-helix domain-containing protein codes for MRAIEKEPFEQAYNQMMEREIKASRGERKSRLQKDHGFLEKLFLEKVWWPAVGSLEYVHPEYEIRDFKDGSRFCDFAYLPPKGSKILLEADGFGPHLRDASRWKFGDDLERQNHILIDGWKLLRFSKDYIVEKPKQCQQTLLLGLSKWTGTGAKESIALNVYERAILHLAAEYPNELTPAFIADILQINRRTATANLRSLEEKGFFVSIRSVKGRRMRYAPLASARNLGR; via the coding sequence ATGAGAGCGATTGAAAAAGAACCGTTCGAACAAGCCTACAACCAAATGATGGAAAGGGAAATCAAAGCCAGCCGGGGAGAGCGCAAAAGCAGACTTCAAAAGGACCACGGATTTTTGGAAAAGTTGTTTTTGGAAAAAGTGTGGTGGCCGGCTGTAGGGAGTTTGGAATATGTGCATCCGGAATATGAAATCCGCGACTTCAAGGACGGATCGAGGTTTTGCGATTTTGCCTATCTTCCGCCCAAGGGGAGCAAGATTCTGCTTGAGGCGGACGGATTCGGCCCTCATTTGCGCGATGCGAGCAGGTGGAAGTTCGGCGACGATCTGGAAAGGCAAAACCACATCTTGATCGATGGATGGAAGCTGCTGCGGTTTTCGAAGGACTATATCGTTGAAAAGCCGAAGCAATGTCAGCAGACGTTGCTGCTGGGATTATCGAAATGGACGGGGACCGGCGCTAAAGAAAGCATTGCGCTTAACGTTTACGAACGAGCGATTTTGCACCTTGCAGCGGAATATCCGAACGAACTAACGCCCGCTTTTATAGCCGATATTCTGCAAATAAATCGTAGGACGGCTACCGCTAATCTTCGTTCTTTGGAGGAGAAAGGATTTTTTGTTTCCATTCGCTCGGTGAAGGGACGCAGAATGAGGTACGCTCCATTGGCCTCGGCACGAAATTTGGGGAGGTAA